A portion of the Pan troglodytes isolate AG18354 chromosome 10, NHGRI_mPanTro3-v2.0_pri, whole genome shotgun sequence genome contains these proteins:
- the CLEC7A gene encoding C-type lectin domain family 7 member A isoform X1 produces the protein MEYHPDLENLDEDGYTQLHFDSRSNTRIAVVSEKGSCAASPPWRLIAVILGILCLVILVIAVVLGTMAIWRSNSGSNTLENGYFPSRNKENHSQPTQSSLEDSVTPTKAVKTTGVLSSPCPPNWIIYEKSCYLFSMSLNSWDGSKRQCSQLGSNLLKIDSSNELGFIVKQVSSQPDNSFWIGLSRPQTEVPWLWEDGSTFSSNLFQIRTTATQENPSPDCVWIHVSVIYDQLCSVPSYSICEKKFSM, from the exons ATGGAATATCATCCTGATTTAGAAAATTTGGATGAAGATGGATATACTCAATTACACTTCGACTCTCGAAGCAATACCAGGATAGCTGTTGTTTCAGagaaag GATCGTGTGCTGCATCTCCTCCTTGGCGCCTCATTGCTGTAATTTTGGGAATCCTATGCTTGGTAATACTGGTGATAGCTGTGGTCCTGGGTACCATGG CTATTTGGAGATCCAATTCAGGAAGCAACACATTGGAGAATGGCTACTTTCCATCAAGAAATAAAGAGAACCACAGTCAACCCACACAATCATCTTTAGAAGACAGTGTGACTCCTACCAAAGCTGTCAAAACCACAG GGGTTCTTTCCAGCCCTTGTCCTCCTAATTGGATTATATATGAGAAGAGCTGTTATCTATTCAGCATGTCACTAAATTCCTGGGATGGAAGTAAAAGACAATGCTCGCAACTGGGCTCTAATCTCCTAAAGATAGACAGCTCAAATGAATTG GGATTTATAGTAAAACAAGTGTCTTCCCAACCTGATAATTCATTTTGGATAGGCCTTTCTCGGCCCCAGACTGAGGTACCATGGCTCTGGGAGGATGGATCAACATTCTCTTCTAACTT ATTTCAGATCAGAACCACAGCTACCCAAGAAAACCCATCTCCAGATTGTGTATGGATTCATGTGTCAGTCATTTATGACCAACTGTGTAGTGTGCCCTCATATAGTATTTGTGAGAAGAAGTTTTCAATGTAA
- the LOC473360 gene encoding heterogeneous nuclear ribonucleoprotein A/B-like produces MLVGGLSWDTSKKDLKGYFPKFGEVIDCTIKMDPNIGRARGFGFILFKDATNVEKVLEQEYRLDVRVIDPKKAMAMKKDPVKKIFVEGLNPEATEEKIREYFGEFGEIEAIEIPVDPKLNKRQGFVFITFKKEEPVKKVLEKKFHTISGSKREITVAQPKEVYWQQRYGSGDRGNHNGGNRGSGGGGGGGGQGSTNYSKSQ; encoded by the coding sequence ATGCTCGTTGGTGGCCTGAGCTGGGATACCagcaaaaaagatttaaaaggctATTTCCCTAAATTTGGAGAGGTCATTGACTGTACAATAAAAATGGATCCCAACATTGGACGGGCAAGAGGGTTTGGGTTTATCCTGTTCAAAGATGCAACCAATGTGGAGAAGGTCCTAGAGCAGGAGTACAGGCTGGATGTCCGTGTCATTGACCCTAAAAAGGCCATGGCTATGAAGAAGGACCCGGTGAAGAAAATCTTCGTCGAGGGTCTGAATCCTGAAGCCACTGAGGAAAAGATCAGGGAGTACTTTGGCGAGTTTGGGGAGATCGAGGCCATTGAAATTCCAGTGGATCCAAAGTTGAACAAAAGACAAGGTTTTGTGTTTATcacctttaaaaaagaagaaccTGTGAAGAAAGTTCTGGAGAAAAAGTTCCATACTATCAGTGGAAGTAAGCGTGAGATCACGGTGGCCCAGCCCAAAGAAGTTTATTGGCAGCAGCGGTATGGTTCTGGGGACCGTGGAAACCACAACGGAGGGAACCGAGGCAGcggaggtggtggtggaggtggaggtcagGGCAGTACAAACTACAGCAAGAGCCAGTGA
- the CLEC7A gene encoding C-type lectin domain family 7 member A isoform X6, whose product MEYHPDLENLDEDGYTQLHFDSRSNTRIAVVSEKGSCAASPPWRLIAVILGILCLVILVIAVVLGTMAGFKAVEFKG is encoded by the exons ATGGAATATCATCCTGATTTAGAAAATTTGGATGAAGATGGATATACTCAATTACACTTCGACTCTCGAAGCAATACCAGGATAGCTGTTGTTTCAGagaaag GATCGTGTGCTGCATCTCCTCCTTGGCGCCTCATTGCTGTAATTTTGGGAATCCTATGCTTGGTAATACTGGTGATAGCTGTGGTCCTGGGTACCATGG CTGGTTTCAAAGCTGTGGAATTCAAAGgataa
- the CLEC7A gene encoding C-type lectin domain family 7 member A isoform X5: MEYHPDLENLDEDGYTQLHFDSRSNTRIAVVSEKGSCAASPPWRLIAVILGILCLVILVIAVVLGTMGVLSSPCPPNWIIYEKSCYLFSMSLNSWDGSKRQCSQLGSNLLKIDSSNELISDQNHSYPRKPISRLCMDSCVSHL, from the exons ATGGAATATCATCCTGATTTAGAAAATTTGGATGAAGATGGATATACTCAATTACACTTCGACTCTCGAAGCAATACCAGGATAGCTGTTGTTTCAGagaaag GATCGTGTGCTGCATCTCCTCCTTGGCGCCTCATTGCTGTAATTTTGGGAATCCTATGCTTGGTAATACTGGTGATAGCTGTGGTCCTGGGTACCATGG GGGTTCTTTCCAGCCCTTGTCCTCCTAATTGGATTATATATGAGAAGAGCTGTTATCTATTCAGCATGTCACTAAATTCCTGGGATGGAAGTAAAAGACAATGCTCGCAACTGGGCTCTAATCTCCTAAAGATAGACAGCTCAAATGAATTG ATTTCAGATCAGAACCACAGCTACCCAAGAAAACCCATCTCCAGATTGTGTATGGATTCATGTGTCAGTCATTTATGA
- the CLEC7A gene encoding C-type lectin domain family 7 member A isoform X4 encodes MEYHPDLENLDEDGYTQLHFDSRSNTRIAVVSEKGVLSSPCPPNWIIYEKSCYLFSMSLNSWDGSKRQCSQLGSNLLKIDSSNELGFIVKQVSSQPDNSFWIGLSRPQTEVPWLWEDGSTFSSNLFQIRTTATQENPSPDCVWIHVSVIYDQLCSVPSYSICEKKFSM; translated from the exons ATGGAATATCATCCTGATTTAGAAAATTTGGATGAAGATGGATATACTCAATTACACTTCGACTCTCGAAGCAATACCAGGATAGCTGTTGTTTCAGagaaag GGGTTCTTTCCAGCCCTTGTCCTCCTAATTGGATTATATATGAGAAGAGCTGTTATCTATTCAGCATGTCACTAAATTCCTGGGATGGAAGTAAAAGACAATGCTCGCAACTGGGCTCTAATCTCCTAAAGATAGACAGCTCAAATGAATTG GGATTTATAGTAAAACAAGTGTCTTCCCAACCTGATAATTCATTTTGGATAGGCCTTTCTCGGCCCCAGACTGAGGTACCATGGCTCTGGGAGGATGGATCAACATTCTCTTCTAACTT ATTTCAGATCAGAACCACAGCTACCCAAGAAAACCCATCTCCAGATTGTGTATGGATTCATGTGTCAGTCATTTATGACCAACTGTGTAGTGTGCCCTCATATAGTATTTGTGAGAAGAAGTTTTCAATGTAA
- the CLEC7A gene encoding C-type lectin domain family 7 member A isoform X3: protein MEYHPDLENLDEDGYTQLHFDSRSNTRIAVVSEKGSCAASPPWRLIAVILGILCLVILVIAVVLGTMAIWRSNSGSNTLENGYFPSRNKENHSQPTQSSLEDSVTPTKAVKTTGVLSSPCPPNWIIYEKSCYLFSMSLNSWDGSKRQCSQLGSNLLKIDSSNELISDQNHSYPRKPISRLCMDSCVSHL, encoded by the exons ATGGAATATCATCCTGATTTAGAAAATTTGGATGAAGATGGATATACTCAATTACACTTCGACTCTCGAAGCAATACCAGGATAGCTGTTGTTTCAGagaaag GATCGTGTGCTGCATCTCCTCCTTGGCGCCTCATTGCTGTAATTTTGGGAATCCTATGCTTGGTAATACTGGTGATAGCTGTGGTCCTGGGTACCATGG CTATTTGGAGATCCAATTCAGGAAGCAACACATTGGAGAATGGCTACTTTCCATCAAGAAATAAAGAGAACCACAGTCAACCCACACAATCATCTTTAGAAGACAGTGTGACTCCTACCAAAGCTGTCAAAACCACAG GGGTTCTTTCCAGCCCTTGTCCTCCTAATTGGATTATATATGAGAAGAGCTGTTATCTATTCAGCATGTCACTAAATTCCTGGGATGGAAGTAAAAGACAATGCTCGCAACTGGGCTCTAATCTCCTAAAGATAGACAGCTCAAATGAATTG ATTTCAGATCAGAACCACAGCTACCCAAGAAAACCCATCTCCAGATTGTGTATGGATTCATGTGTCAGTCATTTATGA
- the CLEC7A gene encoding C-type lectin domain family 7 member A isoform X2 translates to MEYHPDLENLDEDGYTQLHFDSRSNTRIAVVSEKGSCAASPPWRLIAVILGILCLVILVIAVVLGTMGVLSSPCPPNWIIYEKSCYLFSMSLNSWDGSKRQCSQLGSNLLKIDSSNELGFIVKQVSSQPDNSFWIGLSRPQTEVPWLWEDGSTFSSNLFQIRTTATQENPSPDCVWIHVSVIYDQLCSVPSYSICEKKFSM, encoded by the exons ATGGAATATCATCCTGATTTAGAAAATTTGGATGAAGATGGATATACTCAATTACACTTCGACTCTCGAAGCAATACCAGGATAGCTGTTGTTTCAGagaaag GATCGTGTGCTGCATCTCCTCCTTGGCGCCTCATTGCTGTAATTTTGGGAATCCTATGCTTGGTAATACTGGTGATAGCTGTGGTCCTGGGTACCATGG GGGTTCTTTCCAGCCCTTGTCCTCCTAATTGGATTATATATGAGAAGAGCTGTTATCTATTCAGCATGTCACTAAATTCCTGGGATGGAAGTAAAAGACAATGCTCGCAACTGGGCTCTAATCTCCTAAAGATAGACAGCTCAAATGAATTG GGATTTATAGTAAAACAAGTGTCTTCCCAACCTGATAATTCATTTTGGATAGGCCTTTCTCGGCCCCAGACTGAGGTACCATGGCTCTGGGAGGATGGATCAACATTCTCTTCTAACTT ATTTCAGATCAGAACCACAGCTACCCAAGAAAACCCATCTCCAGATTGTGTATGGATTCATGTGTCAGTCATTTATGACCAACTGTGTAGTGTGCCCTCATATAGTATTTGTGAGAAGAAGTTTTCAATGTAA